In a genomic window of Tursiops truncatus isolate mTurTru1 chromosome 7, mTurTru1.mat.Y, whole genome shotgun sequence:
- the CHRNA1 gene encoding acetylcholine receptor subunit alpha, whose protein sequence is MEPRPLLLFLGLCSAGLVLGSEHETRLVAKLFENYNSVVRPVEDHRKAVEVTVGLQLIQLINVDEVNQIVTTNVRLKQQWVDYNLKWNPDDYGGVKKIHIPSEKIWHPDLVLYNNADGDFAIVKFTKVLLDYTGHITWTPPAIFKSYCEIIVTHFPFDEQNCSMKLGTWTYDGSVVAINPESDQPDLSNFMESGEWVIKESRGWKHWVFYACCPSTPYLDITYHFVMQRLPLYFIVNVIIPCLLFSFLTGLVFYLPTDSGEKMTLSISVLLSLTVFLLVIVELIPSTSSAVPLIGKYMLFTMVFVIASIIITVIVINTHHRSPSTHVMPEWVRKVFIDTIPNIMFFSTMKRPSREKQDKKIFTEDIDISDISGKPGPPPMGFHSPLIKHPEVKSAIEGIKYIAETMKSDQESNNAAEEWKYVAMVMDHILLGVFMLVCIIGTLAVFAGRLIELNQQG, encoded by the exons ATGGAGCCCCGGCCACTGTTGCTGTTCCTTGGCCTCTGCTCAG CTGGCCTCGTCCTGGGTTCCGAACATGAGACCCGCCTGGTGGCAAAGCTATTTGAAAACTACAACAGCGTAGTACGGCCCGTGGAAGACCACCGCAAGGCCGTGGAGGTGACAGTGGGCCTGCAGCTGATACAGCTCATCAATGTG GATGAAGTAAATCAGATCGTGACAACCAATGTTCGTCTGAAACAG CAATGGGTGGATTACAACTTAAAATGGAACCCAGACGACTATGGTGGcgtgaaaaaaattcacattccATCGGAAAAGATCTGGCACCCGGACCTAGTTCTTTATAACAA TGCAGATGGTGACTTTGCCATCGTCAAGTTCACCAAAGTGCTCCTGGACTACACTGGCCACATCACGTGGACACCTCCCGCCATCTTTAAAAGCTACTGTGAGATCATCGTCACCCACTTTCCCTTTGACGAACAGAACTGCAGCATGAAGCTGGGCACCTGGACCTATGACGGATCCGTGGTGGCCATCAACCCG GAAAGCGACCAGCCAGACCTAAGCAACTTCATGGAGAGTGGGGAATGGGTGATCAAGGAGTCCCGGGGCTGGAAGCACTGGGTGTTCTACGCCTGCTGCCCCTCCACCCCCTACCTGGACATCACCTACCACTTTGTCATGCAGCGCCTGCCCCTCTACTTCATCGTCAACGTCATCATTCCCTGCCTGCTCTTCTCCTTCTTAACCGGCCTGGTGTTCTACCTGCCCACGGACTCAG GAGAGAAGATGACTCTGAGCATCTCTGTCCTGCTGTCCTTAACCGTGTTCCTTCTGGTCATTGTGGAGCTGATCCCTTCCACCTCCAGTGCGGTGCCCTTGATTGGGAAGTACATGCTGTTCACCATGGTGTTTGTCATCGCAtccatcatcatcaccgtcatcgtCATCAACACACACCACCGCTCCCCCAGCACCCACGTCATGCCCGAATGGGTGCGGAAG gTTTTTATCGACACTATCCCAAATATCATGTTCTTCTCCACGATGAAAAGACcatccagagaaaaacaagacaaaaaaatttttacagaAGACATTGATATTTCTGACATTTCTGGGAAGCCGGGACCTCCACCCATGGGTTTCCACTCTCCCCTGATCAAACACCCCGAGGTGAAAAGTGCCATTGAGGGCATCAAATACATCGCAGAGACCATGAAGTCAGACCAGGAGTCCAATAAC GCGGCCGAGGAATGGAAGTACGTTGCAATGGTGATGGACCACATTCTCCTCGGAGTCTTCATGCTCGTCTGCATCATCGGAACGCTGGCTGTGTTTGCAGGTCGGCTCATTGAATTAAATCAGCAAGGATGA